In Nitrospira sp., one genomic interval encodes:
- a CDS encoding citramalate synthase, translating into MYDTTLRDGAQAEDVSFSVEDKIRIAQQLDDLGVQYIEGGWPGANPKDIEFFRQIKTLPFRHATVVAFGSTRKASNPVRQDRNLQALLASEMQTITLFGKSWSFQVTDALNISLAKNLELIEDSIHYLRSKGRRVFYDAEHFFDGYKANPEYALQTIRRAIAGGAERVVLCDTNGGTMPWEIREICRVVKQECPVPLGIHAHNDSEMAVANSLVAVESGILQVQGTINGIGERCGNANLCSIIPNLQLKMQRPALGKNLTRLKDVSGFVTEIANLMPNKHQPYVGDAAFAHKGGVHIHAVLKNAATYEHIDPEEVGNRRRILVSDYAGRSGLLQKVEAYGISLDKNHAKLQELVETLKERESQGYQFEGAEGSFELLMRKAMGHHRPSFELLGFRVIVEKKQEQGLLLSEATVMVKVGHVVEHTAAVGTGPVNALDHALRKALEKFYPQLREVKLLDYKVRVLSASEGTESKVRVLIESGDHKEKWGTVGVSENIMEASWQALADSIEYKLLLADR; encoded by the coding sequence ATTTACGACACGACGTTGCGCGACGGTGCTCAGGCGGAAGACGTAAGTTTCTCCGTCGAAGACAAGATCCGTATCGCGCAGCAACTGGATGATCTTGGCGTACAGTACATCGAGGGGGGATGGCCGGGCGCCAATCCCAAGGACATCGAATTCTTTCGACAGATCAAAACCCTGCCATTTCGTCATGCGACGGTGGTCGCGTTCGGCTCGACGCGGAAGGCCAGCAACCCGGTTCGCCAGGACAGAAACCTCCAGGCGTTGCTTGCGTCCGAGATGCAGACCATTACGCTGTTCGGCAAGAGCTGGTCGTTTCAGGTAACGGATGCACTGAACATCTCGCTCGCCAAGAATCTGGAATTGATTGAGGACTCCATTCATTATTTGCGTTCGAAGGGGCGCCGCGTTTTCTATGACGCCGAGCATTTCTTCGACGGCTATAAGGCCAACCCGGAGTACGCCCTGCAGACCATACGGCGAGCCATCGCCGGTGGAGCCGAGCGCGTGGTCCTGTGCGATACCAACGGCGGCACCATGCCGTGGGAAATTCGCGAAATCTGTCGCGTGGTCAAGCAGGAGTGCCCGGTGCCGCTGGGGATTCACGCACACAATGACAGCGAAATGGCCGTCGCCAATTCGCTTGTGGCGGTCGAATCCGGCATCCTGCAGGTCCAAGGAACGATCAACGGCATCGGCGAACGCTGCGGGAACGCCAACCTGTGTTCGATCATCCCCAACTTGCAACTGAAGATGCAGCGTCCTGCGCTGGGGAAAAATCTTACGCGTCTCAAGGATGTCTCGGGGTTTGTCACGGAAATCGCCAATTTGATGCCCAACAAGCACCAGCCGTACGTGGGGGATGCGGCGTTCGCACACAAGGGTGGGGTGCATATCCATGCGGTGTTGAAGAACGCCGCCACCTATGAGCACATCGACCCGGAAGAAGTCGGGAACCGCCGAAGAATTCTCGTTTCGGATTATGCGGGACGGAGCGGACTGCTCCAAAAGGTGGAGGCCTACGGTATTTCCCTGGACAAGAATCACGCGAAGCTTCAGGAGCTGGTTGAAACGCTGAAGGAGCGAGAAAGTCAGGGCTATCAGTTCGAAGGCGCGGAAGGCTCGTTCGAACTGTTGATGCGCAAGGCGATGGGTCATCATCGTCCGTCGTTTGAGTTGCTGGGCTTTCGGGTCATCGTGGAGAAGAAGCAGGAACAGGGGCTGTTGTTGTCGGAAGCGACCGTGATGGTGAAGGTGGGTCATGTCGTGGAACACACAGCCGCCGTCGGGACCGGCCCTGTGAACGCACTCGACCATGCGCTGCGAAAGGCGTTGGAAAAGTTTTATCCGCAACTTCGCGAGGTGAAGCTGCTGGATTACAAGGTGCGGGTGTTGTCTGCCAGCGAAGGGACAGAATCCAAGGTGCGGGTCCTGATCGAATCGGGTGATCATAAAGAGAAATGGGGAACAGTCGGCGTGTCGGAGAACATTATGGAGGCCAGCTGGCAGGCCTTGGCTGACAGTATTGAGTATAAATTGTTGCTCGCGGATCGGTAG